In Cnuibacter physcomitrellae, a genomic segment contains:
- a CDS encoding enoyl-CoA hydratase-related protein, whose translation MSCVSVERMERILVISLDRPAALNAVDSRMTDELGAAIDLLERSDDLLVGVLTGTGRAFCVGADMKAVASGSPFDALRHPEWGFAGMATRRLDKPLVAAVNGAAIGGGLEIALCCDVIVAADDALLGLPEVRHGVFAAGGGVQRLARRVPLSTALELMLTGRLIPASEAMHLGLVNRVAPRDDVLAEAVGIASEIAANASLAVRASKRLAWEGGDITDSEVKRRTDQIARDVFASRDAAEGMAAFADGRSPTFTGD comes from the coding sequence ATGAGCTGCGTCTCCGTCGAGAGGATGGAGAGGATCCTCGTGATCTCTCTCGACCGCCCCGCCGCGCTCAACGCGGTCGATTCCCGGATGACGGATGAGCTCGGAGCCGCAATCGACCTGTTGGAGAGGTCTGACGATCTGCTGGTCGGAGTGCTGACCGGGACCGGAAGAGCGTTCTGCGTCGGTGCCGACATGAAGGCCGTCGCAAGTGGCTCGCCCTTCGACGCGCTGAGGCATCCGGAATGGGGCTTTGCGGGCATGGCGACACGTCGGCTGGACAAGCCGCTCGTCGCTGCTGTGAACGGTGCGGCGATCGGTGGCGGACTGGAGATCGCCCTGTGCTGCGATGTGATCGTCGCTGCAGACGATGCCCTGCTCGGATTGCCCGAGGTGCGCCACGGTGTCTTCGCCGCCGGTGGCGGAGTGCAGCGGCTGGCGCGCCGGGTTCCGCTCAGCACGGCCCTGGAGCTGATGCTTACCGGGAGGCTGATCCCAGCATCCGAGGCCATGCATCTCGGTCTGGTCAATCGGGTCGCGCCTCGGGATGATGTTCTCGCCGAGGCCGTCGGCATCGCGTCCGAGATCGCCGCGAACGCTTCTCTGGCCGTGCGCGCCTCGAAGCGCCTCGCTTGGGAGGGCGGAGACATCACCGACTCGGAAGTCAAGCGGCGCACGGATCAAATCGCGCGCGACGTGTTCGCTTCCCGGGACGCCGCTGAGGGGATGGCCGCGTTCGCGGATGGCCGTTCGCCGACGTTCACCGGCGACTGA
- a CDS encoding acyl-CoA dehydrogenase family protein — protein MSITRFDEPAAAEFREDVSAWVRDALPDMWRTSRAVMTPEEVQSAQREWDTALYEGGYAGLAWPAEYGGRGFGPIEELIYYEESSRANAPDGFGRIGRVLAGPTIIAAGTDAQKAKYLPRILDGSEIWCQGFSEPGAGSDLASVSTTAKKVDGGYLVNGQKIWTSFAQYSKRCLMLVKSSSELPRHHNLSFLLLDMEQDGVDVRPIRQINGEEEFSEVFFTDVFVADDDLVGEEHEGWRVAMTVLSNERGTTEAATRLVEATAQIDLLGRCCAAGSDDAARLDDRRELLRWHILRSTEEKAAELDWFVAGSILKVQWSELIQDATRLGLDSGCAEHRGYWRHHYLASKAMSIYSGTNEIQRNIITDRVLRVAR, from the coding sequence ATGAGCATCACCCGATTCGACGAGCCGGCGGCGGCCGAGTTCAGGGAGGACGTCAGCGCCTGGGTGCGCGACGCGCTTCCCGACATGTGGCGCACCTCACGTGCCGTCATGACCCCGGAGGAGGTGCAGAGCGCACAGCGGGAGTGGGACACAGCGCTGTACGAGGGCGGCTACGCCGGTCTCGCATGGCCGGCGGAGTACGGAGGCCGGGGCTTCGGCCCGATCGAGGAGCTCATCTACTACGAGGAGTCGTCGCGGGCCAACGCACCCGACGGCTTCGGCCGGATCGGCCGGGTACTCGCCGGGCCGACCATCATCGCCGCCGGCACCGACGCGCAGAAGGCGAAGTACCTTCCCCGGATCCTGGACGGCAGCGAGATCTGGTGCCAGGGCTTCTCGGAGCCGGGAGCTGGGTCGGACCTGGCATCGGTGAGCACGACCGCGAAGAAGGTCGACGGCGGGTACCTCGTGAACGGCCAGAAGATCTGGACGAGCTTCGCCCAGTACTCGAAGCGCTGTCTCATGCTCGTGAAGAGCTCATCGGAGCTGCCTCGGCACCACAACCTCAGCTTCCTGCTGCTCGACATGGAGCAGGACGGGGTGGACGTCCGGCCCATCCGCCAGATCAACGGCGAGGAGGAGTTCAGCGAGGTCTTCTTCACCGACGTGTTCGTCGCCGACGACGATCTGGTCGGCGAGGAGCACGAGGGCTGGCGGGTCGCCATGACGGTCCTCAGCAACGAGCGCGGCACGACCGAGGCGGCGACCCGCCTCGTCGAGGCGACCGCGCAGATCGACCTCCTCGGCCGCTGCTGTGCTGCCGGGTCGGACGATGCGGCGCGGCTCGACGACAGGCGCGAGCTGCTGCGGTGGCACATCCTGCGCTCGACGGAGGAGAAGGCAGCGGAGCTCGACTGGTTCGTGGCCGGCTCGATCCTCAAGGTGCAGTGGAGCGAGCTCATCCAGGACGCCACACGCCTGGGTCTGGACAGCGGGTGCGCCGAGCATCGCGGCTATTGGCGCCACCACTATCTGGCTTCGAAGGCCATGTCCATCTACTCCGGTACGAACGAGATCCAACGGAACATCATCACCGACCGGGTGCTGAGGGTAGCGAGGTAG
- a CDS encoding MaoC family dehydratase, translated as MVVLNGLDAVERAVGCELGVGSWHTIEQEAVDAFAEVTGDHQWIHVDIARAAGGPFGGTIAHGYYTLSLLPALLADAYDLQGFAMKVNYGLDRVRFPSPVRVGTSVRARATLASFETNARGARIVIRTTVEIRSNETPGCVADTVTLLVA; from the coding sequence GTGGTGGTCCTGAACGGGCTCGACGCGGTGGAACGAGCCGTCGGCTGTGAGCTCGGTGTCGGATCCTGGCACACGATCGAGCAGGAGGCCGTGGACGCGTTCGCCGAGGTGACCGGAGATCATCAGTGGATCCACGTCGACATCGCCCGAGCGGCCGGCGGACCGTTCGGCGGCACGATCGCCCATGGCTACTACACGCTCTCTCTGCTCCCCGCGCTCCTCGCCGATGCATACGACCTCCAGGGCTTCGCGATGAAGGTCAACTACGGACTGGATCGGGTGCGGTTCCCCTCGCCCGTGCGGGTCGGGACGAGCGTGCGGGCACGGGCGACGCTCGCCTCCTTCGAGACGAACGCGCGTGGGGCACGGATCGTCATCAGGACGACCGTGGAGATCCGATCGAACGAGACACCCGGATGCGTCGCGGACACCGTGACGCTCCTGGTGGCGTGA
- a CDS encoding thiolase family protein, producing the protein MTASYVYDAVRTPFGRFGKAYAGTRPDDLAAHTIGELLRHNPELDPERVDDVILGAANQSGEDNRDVARMASLLAGLPTSVAGVTVNRLCGSSVEAVIQASRAIETQDASIIVAGGVESMTRAPWVVAKPDRGFPAGNTTMQSTTLGWRFTNPRMSKQWTISNGESAEILAERYEISREQQDAFAVLSHRRAAAAWDAGIYDEETTQMPGIGLTRDEGIRPDASLETLATLAPAFRPDGTVTAGNASPLTDGSSMVLVGAEGALGETEPLARIAGRAASGVDPDVFGIGPVEAANRALARAGRTWADVDFVELNEAFASQSLACLKLWPELDPEIVNVHGGAIALGHPLGASGGRIIGHVAHELRRRGGGVGVAAICIGVGQGLAVVLER; encoded by the coding sequence ATGACCGCCAGTTACGTCTACGACGCAGTGCGCACGCCGTTCGGTCGGTTCGGCAAGGCCTATGCCGGCACCAGGCCCGATGACCTGGCCGCACACACGATCGGAGAGCTCCTCCGACACAATCCCGAGCTCGACCCGGAGCGTGTCGACGACGTCATACTCGGCGCCGCGAACCAGTCGGGCGAGGACAACCGGGACGTCGCTCGCATGGCCTCGCTACTTGCGGGGTTGCCGACTTCGGTCGCCGGCGTGACGGTGAACCGGCTTTGCGGTTCGAGCGTCGAAGCGGTGATCCAGGCCAGCAGGGCGATCGAGACGCAGGACGCCTCGATCATCGTCGCAGGCGGGGTCGAGTCGATGACCCGGGCGCCTTGGGTGGTCGCCAAACCGGATCGCGGCTTCCCTGCCGGGAACACCACGATGCAGTCGACCACGCTCGGCTGGCGCTTCACGAACCCCCGGATGTCCAAACAGTGGACGATCTCGAACGGCGAGTCGGCGGAGATCCTCGCTGAACGTTACGAAATCAGTCGGGAGCAGCAGGACGCCTTCGCGGTGCTCAGCCACCGACGGGCGGCCGCGGCCTGGGATGCGGGCATCTACGACGAGGAGACCACGCAGATGCCGGGCATCGGACTCACGAGAGACGAGGGCATCCGGCCCGACGCCTCGCTCGAGACGCTCGCCACCCTGGCACCCGCGTTCCGCCCCGACGGAACCGTCACGGCGGGGAACGCGTCACCACTCACCGACGGCTCGTCGATGGTCCTGGTCGGGGCCGAGGGAGCGCTAGGAGAGACGGAACCATTGGCGCGAATCGCAGGAAGAGCCGCATCCGGTGTGGACCCGGACGTCTTCGGCATAGGTCCCGTAGAGGCGGCTAACCGGGCGCTCGCCAGGGCCGGACGCACGTGGGCTGACGTGGACTTCGTGGAGCTGAACGAGGCCTTCGCCTCGCAGTCGCTCGCCTGCCTCAAGCTCTGGCCAGAGCTCGACCCCGAGATCGTGAACGTCCACGGCGGTGCCATCGCGCTCGGCCATCCCCTTGGCGCATCCGGCGGGCGCATCATCGGACATGTCGCGCACGAGCTGAGGCGCCGCGGCGGTGGCGTCGGCGTGGCCGCCATTTGCATCGGCGTGGGTCAGGGACTGGCCGTGGTGCTTGAACGCTGA
- a CDS encoding acyl-CoA thioesterase → MTTSAGPVALYDLVSVTRETSRESETFSGQPVGGPYGRIFGGQLIGQATSAASGTVNHDRVAHSLHAYFPRAGRSDLPVEYEVERVRDGGFFSVRSVTARQGDRVLLRAALSFQRPREGLEHQSEHPVGYPDPDEVAGEDVDEALASDGTRPEHRRFVELRRIPRTLDPGASTTAQAVWMRAARRGGDRSAAVGRAAMAMATDYTVLETVLKSHGLSFRTPGLSIASLDHSLWWHAEGDLDDWLLYVQESPWSGGERGLVSGRIYSRDGRLLASIMQEGLLRLAATHEEVG, encoded by the coding sequence ATGACGACGAGTGCAGGGCCGGTCGCCCTCTACGACCTGGTCTCGGTCACCCGTGAGACCTCCAGGGAGAGCGAGACCTTCTCCGGCCAGCCCGTCGGCGGCCCGTACGGCCGCATCTTCGGGGGCCAGCTGATCGGACAGGCCACCTCGGCAGCTTCGGGGACCGTGAACCATGATCGGGTCGCGCATTCGCTGCATGCGTACTTCCCGCGGGCCGGTCGATCCGACCTACCCGTCGAGTACGAGGTCGAACGCGTTCGCGACGGCGGGTTCTTCTCGGTTCGGTCGGTCACGGCCCGCCAGGGTGACCGGGTGCTGCTGCGTGCCGCGCTCTCCTTCCAGCGGCCGCGGGAGGGCCTCGAGCACCAGTCCGAGCATCCGGTCGGTTACCCCGATCCCGACGAGGTCGCGGGCGAGGATGTCGACGAGGCGCTCGCTTCGGACGGGACGCGGCCCGAGCACCGTCGCTTCGTGGAGCTCCGCCGCATACCGAGAACCCTCGATCCGGGGGCCTCGACGACCGCTCAGGCGGTCTGGATGCGGGCGGCTCGTCGCGGCGGGGACCGCAGCGCGGCCGTCGGCAGGGCCGCCATGGCGATGGCGACCGACTACACCGTGCTGGAGACCGTGCTGAAGTCGCATGGGTTGAGCTTCCGCACACCCGGGCTGTCGATCGCCAGCCTCGATCACTCCCTCTGGTGGCACGCCGAGGGAGACCTCGACGACTGGTTGCTCTACGTGCAGGAGAGTCCGTGGTCGGGCGGCGAACGAGGACTCGTCTCCGGCCGGATCTACAGCCGGGACGGGCGCCTGCTCGCCTCGATCATGCAGGAGGGTCTCCTGCGGCTGGCCGCAACGCATGAGGAGGTCGGATGA
- the fabG gene encoding 3-oxoacyl-ACP reductase FabG encodes MGLLDDRVAVITGAAQGLGFAIAQAFVDAGARVVLGDLDGGRAEEAAARLGQDDHARGVACDVTVEDDVDRLLAAARSAYGQVDVMVNNAGVTRDMTMRKMSLDDFGFVIDVHLRGTWLGTRAAASMMREQGTGGSIINMSSISGKVGNPGQTNYSAAKAGIVGLTKAAAKEVGFAGIRVNALQPGIIETAMTQKLSEEVRASRLADVPLGRFGEPAEVAQVALFLASDMSSYLTGVTIEIAGGRNI; translated from the coding sequence ATGGGACTGCTCGACGACAGGGTCGCAGTGATCACAGGGGCGGCTCAGGGACTCGGGTTCGCGATCGCGCAGGCGTTCGTCGACGCCGGTGCTCGTGTCGTGCTCGGGGACCTGGACGGCGGCCGCGCCGAGGAGGCCGCAGCTCGGCTCGGCCAAGACGACCATGCGCGCGGGGTCGCCTGTGACGTGACGGTGGAGGACGACGTCGATCGGCTGCTCGCCGCCGCCCGCTCCGCCTACGGGCAGGTCGACGTCATGGTGAACAACGCGGGTGTGACCCGTGACATGACCATGCGGAAGATGTCGCTCGACGACTTCGGCTTCGTCATCGACGTCCATCTGCGCGGAACCTGGCTGGGCACGCGGGCTGCAGCATCGATGATGCGCGAGCAGGGGACCGGGGGGTCGATCATCAACATGTCCTCAATCTCGGGGAAGGTCGGTAACCCTGGCCAAACGAACTACAGCGCCGCCAAGGCCGGCATCGTAGGTCTGACGAAGGCGGCGGCGAAGGAGGTCGGTTTCGCCGGAATCCGGGTGAACGCGCTGCAGCCCGGCATCATCGAAACCGCGATGACTCAGAAGCTCAGCGAGGAGGTCCGCGCCTCCCGGCTCGCCGACGTTCCGCTGGGCCGCTTCGGCGAGCCCGCTGAGGTGGCGCAGGTCGCGCTCTTCCTCGCCAGCGACATGTCCAGCTATCTCACCGGCGTGACCATCGAGATCGCCGGAGGGCGGAACATCTGA
- a CDS encoding enoyl-CoA hydratase-related protein, whose protein sequence is MTDLVTTSIEGRIAHVVLNRPEKLNALNNPLLDEFSAAIAALGADDSVSVIVISGEGGNFSVGFDVDPGNGYSDAAAGLGPYADWASLRRNIERWLAVWDTPKPVITAVEGYCMGGATMLAVCTDITVVSETAVLGWPAIPLGGGLLSPTSAWLIGPKKAKELSFIAGSRLSGAEAAALGWANHAVPAGSVLARADELAASIARMPLDLLRIKKLALNRFLDQQGFRESVLMGAEWDAIAHTSPATHAMTDKVEQLGLKGAIAWFNEGAGR, encoded by the coding sequence GTGACCGATCTCGTGACCACGAGCATCGAGGGCCGCATCGCCCATGTGGTGCTCAACCGGCCTGAGAAGCTCAACGCCCTGAACAACCCTCTGCTTGACGAGTTCTCCGCCGCTATCGCTGCGCTCGGCGCCGACGACTCGGTGTCGGTGATCGTCATCTCGGGAGAAGGTGGGAACTTCAGTGTAGGCTTCGACGTCGACCCGGGCAACGGGTACTCCGACGCTGCCGCGGGTCTCGGTCCGTACGCCGACTGGGCCTCGCTACGGCGCAACATCGAGCGCTGGCTCGCCGTCTGGGACACCCCTAAGCCCGTCATCACCGCGGTCGAGGGCTACTGCATGGGCGGCGCCACGATGCTCGCCGTCTGCACCGACATCACCGTGGTGAGTGAGACCGCTGTCCTGGGATGGCCCGCCATCCCGCTCGGTGGCGGACTGCTCAGCCCGACATCCGCCTGGCTGATCGGTCCGAAGAAGGCCAAGGAGCTCTCCTTCATCGCCGGGAGCAGGCTCAGTGGGGCCGAGGCCGCTGCGCTCGGGTGGGCCAATCACGCTGTGCCCGCGGGCTCCGTCCTCGCCAGGGCCGACGAGCTCGCCGCGAGCATCGCCAGGATGCCGCTCGATCTCCTGCGGATCAAGAAGCTGGCGCTGAATCGGTTCCTCGACCAGCAGGGCTTCCGCGAGTCGGTGCTGATGGGCGCCGAGTGGGATGCGATCGCGCACACCTCGCCGGCGACCCATGCGATGACGGACAAGGTGGAGCAGCTCGGGCTGAAGGGCGCCATCGCCTGGTTCAACGAGGGGGCAGGCAGGTGA
- a CDS encoding enoyl-CoA hydratase/isomerase family protein, with amino-acid sequence MTELIVDRPAAGVLRLRLDGIDTLNALDDAVKAALVDALRVASLDRDARVLLLTGTGRSFCAGGDVRGMGTRTPSETNDVLTFGRQITEGIAELQKPVVAAVNGIASGAGFNLALASDIVLAAPSAWFQQSFVRMGLMPDMGGTYLLGRAIGLHRAKAALLTGHRFTAEEGRDLGFVAEILQGDFDAEAVRYCQALARKAPLALGLTKLLANRAVEGSLSDALDRESLAQGVLAATADHKAAVETFLSKGDLDAVQFKGE; translated from the coding sequence GTGACCGAGCTGATCGTCGACCGCCCCGCGGCGGGCGTGCTCCGTCTGAGGCTCGACGGGATCGACACCCTGAATGCGCTCGACGACGCCGTCAAGGCGGCACTGGTCGATGCGCTCCGAGTGGCGAGTCTCGACAGAGACGCCCGAGTCCTCCTCCTCACCGGCACCGGCCGCTCGTTCTGCGCCGGCGGCGACGTGCGGGGGATGGGGACCAGGACCCCCTCCGAGACCAATGACGTCCTGACGTTCGGACGCCAGATCACGGAGGGCATCGCGGAGCTGCAGAAGCCTGTCGTGGCGGCCGTGAACGGCATCGCCTCGGGCGCGGGCTTCAACCTCGCCCTCGCCTCCGACATCGTCCTCGCCGCTCCCTCCGCATGGTTCCAGCAGTCGTTCGTAAGGATGGGCCTCATGCCGGACATGGGCGGCACCTATCTGCTAGGGCGTGCGATCGGACTCCACCGGGCGAAGGCGGCGCTGCTCACCGGCCATCGGTTCACGGCCGAGGAGGGGCGTGACCTCGGATTCGTGGCGGAGATCCTCCAGGGTGACTTCGACGCCGAGGCGGTCCGTTACTGCCAGGCCCTGGCACGGAAGGCCCCTCTGGCGCTGGGGCTGACGAAGCTGCTCGCCAATCGTGCCGTGGAGGGCTCGCTGAGCGATGCCCTCGACCGCGAGTCGCTCGCCCAGGGCGTGCTCGCGGCCACCGCTGATCACAAGGCGGCCGTCGAGACGTTCCTCAGCAAGGGCGACCTCGACGCCGTGCAGTTCAAAGGAGAATGA
- a CDS encoding acyl-CoA dehydrogenase family protein: MSTLVGEVGALVAENVSEVLESTAGSEPGVDRSTWQILAEGGWGTISADPENGMELRDVLEVARISGRHPCSTPLITTLLAGRWFEVDDDTLEDGVAVAFARGDQVVAPFWTEGLVVLDGSGSPVAVEPSAMESFSLVAPVAVLPASTSALGGDHLAEARAAFVAVAVGCADAVIARAIDWSQTREQFGQTIKGFQAVRHHLANAHIAREQAWTAAIAAAHDPERSGRWARQGFSLAREAIELGIQVHGGVGFTWEVGLQHFLDEVVQLDSILGERR; this comes from the coding sequence ATGTCCACACTCGTCGGAGAGGTCGGCGCGCTCGTCGCGGAGAACGTGAGCGAGGTGCTCGAGAGCACGGCCGGGTCCGAGCCAGGAGTCGACCGGTCCACCTGGCAGATCCTCGCAGAGGGAGGCTGGGGAACCATCTCAGCCGATCCCGAGAACGGCATGGAGCTGCGCGACGTGCTCGAGGTCGCCCGGATCAGCGGCCGCCATCCCTGCTCCACTCCGTTGATCACGACGCTGCTCGCCGGGCGTTGGTTCGAGGTCGACGATGACACCCTCGAGGACGGGGTCGCCGTGGCGTTCGCCCGAGGCGACCAGGTCGTCGCACCGTTCTGGACGGAGGGCCTCGTCGTTCTCGACGGCTCCGGATCACCCGTGGCGGTGGAGCCGAGCGCCATGGAGAGCTTCTCGTTGGTCGCCCCGGTGGCGGTCCTCCCCGCCTCGACGAGCGCTCTCGGCGGAGACCATCTGGCCGAGGCGAGAGCGGCGTTCGTCGCCGTCGCCGTCGGATGCGCCGACGCCGTCATCGCGCGGGCGATCGACTGGTCTCAGACCAGGGAGCAGTTCGGTCAGACCATCAAGGGCTTCCAAGCCGTGCGGCACCACCTCGCGAACGCGCACATCGCGCGTGAGCAGGCATGGACCGCGGCGATCGCCGCCGCCCACGATCCCGAGCGGTCGGGACGGTGGGCCCGTCAGGGCTTCTCGCTCGCGCGGGAGGCCATCGAGCTGGGCATCCAGGTGCACGGCGGTGTCGGATTCACGTGGGAGGTCGGACTGCAGCATTTCCTCGACGAGGTCGTGCAGCTCGACTCGATCCTGGGTGAGCGCCGGTGA
- a CDS encoding TetR/AcrR family transcriptional regulator codes for MLIEKNDTEGRILESARQLFNRWGYTGMTLRQIAKDVGIEAQSIYNYTSSKQALVERLVRAGTGELHASVLAALDAAGPDPSDRLAAAVKAHVIHFLSSANVVVFFRDSLVHFDEGTRSSLLVMLKGYEQVYKDIIRSGIETGVFREVDVTPTTYAILGMGDSVVNWWRPAGRLDAAEVGDLFAGLAVQMVARVHADAQPTQPPSTQS; via the coding sequence ATGCTCATCGAGAAGAACGACACCGAAGGCCGCATCCTCGAGTCGGCGCGCCAACTGTTCAACAGGTGGGGTTACACCGGGATGACCCTGCGTCAGATCGCCAAGGACGTCGGCATCGAGGCGCAGAGCATCTACAACTACACCTCTTCGAAGCAGGCGCTCGTCGAGAGGCTCGTGCGCGCGGGCACAGGGGAGCTCCACGCCTCGGTGCTCGCGGCGCTCGACGCAGCCGGCCCCGACCCGAGCGATCGACTGGCGGCCGCCGTCAAGGCCCATGTCATCCACTTCCTGAGCTCGGCCAACGTCGTCGTGTTCTTCCGCGACAGCCTCGTGCACTTCGACGAGGGCACCCGCTCATCACTGCTCGTCATGCTCAAGGGCTACGAGCAGGTCTACAAGGACATCATCCGTTCGGGCATCGAAACCGGCGTGTTCCGGGAGGTCGACGTCACTCCCACGACCTACGCGATCCTCGGGATGGGCGACTCGGTCGTCAACTGGTGGCGCCCCGCCGGGCGGCTCGACGCGGCGGAGGTAGGCGATCTGTTCGCAGGCCTGGCCGTTCAGATGGTCGCCCGGGTCCACGCCGACGCACAGCCAACGCAACCCCCCTCGACGCAGAGCTGA
- a CDS encoding class I adenylate-forming enzyme family protein → MNRALPLFDWAFSQADKPAIVTDDGSYSFGQLRDAIVAAAAALADRVAVGTRVGLFIDSTPNFVIHQYAVFYLGGVVVPLNRAMRESEVLDVVDYLGIRVLVSDTPLDLGSSAASGYVVSGEFSVATSTTAAPEMASLDIDDPALILQTSGSTGRPKGVQLSMRNLAVNYDATYRWIGVGRQDVILLTLPIFNTYALNQGINMMAMTGATMRLLRRFSPENVRRALDDSKPTFLPLVPTMLTRLYKEGVRYDERITLGIGAAASPAQIASDAWNVFPNAFLFFGYGLTEGTAIASQNRVGWKDSNNGDFSSAGCVVPGVKVALAPSDEPDGRGEILISGEAVFSSYVGTDEPRPVVDGWLHTGDVGVFTGDRLSIVDRKRELIIRGGQNIYPGEVERLISAHEAVLEAAVVGAADGDLGEVPVAFVVLRNGVSTDGGELLEWLRPRAAAFKLPVAVHVLESMPKTPTGKIRKLDLKEMLASRVVS, encoded by the coding sequence GTGAACCGCGCGCTGCCGCTCTTCGACTGGGCCTTCTCGCAGGCGGACAAGCCGGCGATCGTCACCGACGACGGGTCCTACTCGTTCGGGCAGCTGCGCGACGCCATCGTGGCGGCCGCCGCTGCCCTCGCCGACCGCGTGGCGGTGGGCACCCGGGTGGGGCTGTTCATCGACAGCACGCCCAACTTCGTGATCCATCAGTACGCCGTCTTCTATCTCGGCGGGGTCGTGGTGCCGCTGAACCGCGCCATGCGCGAGAGCGAGGTGCTCGATGTCGTCGACTACCTCGGCATCCGGGTGCTCGTCAGCGACACCCCTCTCGATCTGGGCTCATCGGCCGCTTCGGGGTACGTCGTCAGTGGAGAGTTCTCCGTCGCGACTTCGACGACGGCCGCGCCGGAGATGGCCTCCCTGGACATCGACGATCCCGCGCTCATCCTCCAGACCTCCGGGTCCACCGGGCGGCCGAAGGGGGTGCAGCTCTCCATGCGCAACCTCGCGGTCAACTACGACGCGACCTACAGGTGGATCGGCGTCGGGCGACAGGACGTCATCCTCCTCACCCTGCCCATCTTCAACACCTACGCCCTCAACCAGGGCATCAACATGATGGCGATGACGGGTGCGACGATGCGTCTGCTGCGCCGCTTCTCGCCGGAGAACGTCAGACGGGCGCTCGACGACTCCAAGCCCACCTTCCTGCCCCTCGTCCCGACCATGCTGACCCGCCTCTACAAGGAGGGCGTGCGATACGACGAGCGGATCACCCTCGGCATCGGCGCGGCCGCGAGCCCTGCGCAGATCGCCAGCGATGCCTGGAACGTCTTCCCGAACGCCTTCCTGTTCTTCGGCTACGGACTCACCGAGGGCACCGCCATCGCCTCGCAGAACCGCGTCGGATGGAAGGACTCCAACAACGGAGACTTCTCCTCGGCCGGCTGCGTCGTGCCGGGCGTGAAGGTCGCACTCGCCCCATCCGACGAGCCGGACGGAAGGGGTGAGATCCTCATCTCGGGTGAGGCGGTGTTCTCCTCCTACGTAGGCACGGACGAGCCGCGCCCGGTCGTCGACGGCTGGTTGCATACGGGCGACGTCGGCGTGTTCACCGGAGATCGACTGAGCATCGTCGATCGCAAGCGCGAGCTCATCATCCGCGGCGGGCAGAACATCTACCCCGGTGAGGTCGAGCGGCTGATCTCCGCGCACGAGGCGGTGCTCGAGGCCGCCGTCGTCGGCGCCGCCGACGGTGATCTCGGCGAGGTACCCGTCGCCTTCGTCGTGCTTCGCAACGGGGTCTCGACGGACGGCGGCGAGCTCCTCGAGTGGCTGCGTCCGCGTGCCGCGGCGTTCAAGCTGCCTGTGGCGGTGCACGTGCTGGAGAGCATGCCGAAGACTCCCACGGGGAAGATCCGGAAGCTCGACCTCAAGGAGATGCTCGCGTCGAGGGTGGTGTCCTGA
- a CDS encoding ABC transporter ATP-binding protein has protein sequence MRELIVTGLSAKYGLAVALTDVSLAVRTGETVGLLGRNGAGKTTLLKSIINNPELSASGEVTVDGTSLRKVPTYRVARRGVAWVPDNRRIFTALSVEENLHIARSRRAAPDQLERVLASVPLVEKLLKRRGFELSGGEQQAVTIARALMSAPDFLLLDEPTEGLSPLIVEQLQESIARLPALFDLGILVTEQNFRFVTALADRVHILETGSAVWTGTPDELVARPDLINRHLSVGEK, from the coding sequence CATCGTCACGGGCCTGTCCGCCAAGTACGGCCTCGCGGTCGCGCTCACCGACGTCTCCCTGGCTGTGCGCACGGGGGAGACGGTAGGTCTGCTCGGCCGCAACGGAGCAGGCAAGACCACGCTGCTGAAGTCGATCATCAATAATCCGGAGCTGAGTGCGTCCGGCGAGGTGACGGTCGACGGCACCTCCCTGCGCAAGGTGCCCACCTATCGCGTGGCTCGCCGTGGTGTCGCCTGGGTGCCCGACAACAGGCGCATCTTCACAGCCTTGAGCGTGGAGGAGAACCTCCACATCGCCCGCTCGAGGAGAGCGGCACCCGACCAGCTCGAGCGAGTGCTCGCAAGCGTTCCCCTGGTGGAGAAGCTGCTCAAGCGCCGTGGATTCGAGCTCAGCGGCGGCGAACAGCAGGCGGTCACCATCGCCCGCGCTCTGATGAGCGCGCCGGACTTCCTGCTGCTGGACGAGCCTACAGAAGGCCTGTCTCCTCTCATCGTGGAGCAGCTCCAGGAGTCGATCGCCCGCCTCCCCGCCCTCTTCGATCTCGGAATCCTCGTCACGGAGCAGAACTTCCGCTTCGTCACCGCCCTCGCCGACCGTGTCCACATCTTGGAGACTGGTTCGGCGGTCTGGACCGGAACCCCCGACGAGCTCGTCGCCCGCCCCGACCTGATCAACAGACACCTGTCAGTAGGGGAGAAGTAG